From the Hyalangium ruber genome, the window GCCCGGCCCCGTCTCCGTCTGCCCGCCCAGCTTGAGCATGGCCAGGTGGGCATGGCCCTTGGCCGCCGCCAGCGGGGTGCGCAGCTCGTGGCTGGCCGCGGCGAGGAACGCATCCTTCGCCTCGCTGGCCATGCGCAGCGCGGCCTCGGCGCGCTGGTGCTCGGTAATGTCACGCGCCACGGAGATGAAGCGGCCCAGGCCCCCGCCCGCCTTCACGTACTGGAGCACCACCTCCACCGGCACCTCGGTGCCATCCTGCCGCCGGTGCGTGGTGGTGTAGGTGTGGCTGGGCTTGGTGCCACTGAGCAGCGGCGCCAGCAGCCGGCGGAAGCCCTCCTCGTCGAAGGCGCCCTCCACCCGCAGCACGCTGTTGCCCAACAAGTCCTCCACCGTGGAGCCCAGCTGCCGGGCCGCGCCCGCGTTGGCGTAGGTGAGCGAGAGCTGCTCCGGCTCGAACATGAGCACGCAGTCGAGCGTCGCATCCAACGTGGTCTTGAAGCGCTCCAGCGTCTCCTCGGTGCGCTTCTTGTCGTCGATGTCCGTGGCCACGGCGATGAAGCCCAGCAGCCGCCCGGCCTCGTCCCGCTCGGGCACCGAGCGCCCCAGGTGCCAGCGCCACACCCCGTCGCTGCGCCGCATGCGGAACTCGCGCTCCGTCCGGGTGCCCTCGCGCACGCCCTCCTGCCACATCCGGCGCATGGCCTCCTGGTCCTCCGGGTGGACATGCGCCAGGAAGACGTCCAGCGACAGCTCTTGCTCCTCCGTGCGGCCGATGTAGTCGCGCCACACCCGGTTGGCGTAGTACAGCGAGCCGTCCGGGCGCGCCGCCCACATGGACTCCGGCAGCGAGTCCAACAGCCGCCGGTAGCGCAGCTCGCTCTGGCGCTCCAGCGCCTCGCGCTCCTTCTGGCGCAGCAGCGCGCCCTGGCGCTGGATCTGCTGCTCCTTGAGGAACAAGTCCACGAACACGCCGACCTTGGAGCGAAGAATCTCCGGGTCGAACGGCTTGAGCAGGTAGTCCACCGCGCCGTGCGCGTAGCCCTTGAAGACATGGGCCGCATCCCGGCTGAGCGCGGTGAGGAAGATGATGGGGATGGTGCGGGTGCGCTCGCGCTGCTTGATGAGCGCCGCCGTCTGGAACCCGTCCAGCCCCGGCATCTGCACATCCATGAGGATGACAGCGAAGTCTCGCTGCAGGAGGAACTTCAGGGCCTCCTCACCACTGGTGGCCTTCACCAGCTCCTGGCCCAGCGGCTCGAGGATGGCCTCGAGCGCCAGCAGGTTGGAGGGGTGGTCATCCACCATGAGGATGCTCGCCCGGGAGCGCGGGGTGCTCTCGGGGACACGGTCGGTGGTGGAGTCGTTGGGAATCATGCTGAGCAAGCGGGGTGCCCCGGGGGTGTGGCAGGAGGGAAGGCTAGGCCCTCTGCCCGCCGGACAGAAGCCGGGGGGGCAGAGAGCCGTGTGCTATCCAACTCAGGCGTTCACCCAGAGACGGATGAGTTCAATGAGCTTGTCGGTATCCACCGGCTTGGGAAGGTAGTCGCTGGCACCCGCGGCCATGCACTTCTCCCGGTCGTCCTTCAGCGCCTTGGCGGTGACGGCGATGATGGGCAGCCGTGAGAGCTGGAGGTCCTGTCGGATGGCGCGCATCGTCTCGTAGCCATCCATCTCCGGCATCATGATGTCCATCAGCACCACGTCCACCTCGGGGTCCCGGCGCAGCGACTCGATGGCGGCGCGGCCGTTCTCGGCGAAGCTGACCTTGAGGCCCTGGTTCTCCAGAACGCTGGTGAGGGCGAAGATGTTGCGCATGTCGTCATCGACGACGAGCACCTTCTTGCCCGCCAGCTCCGAGTCCTCCGAGCTGTGGCGCTGGGCCAGCGCCTGGCGCGCGCGCGGCGGCAGGTTCTGGTCCAGGCGGTGGAGGAACAGCGCCGTGTCGCCCAACAGCTGGTCCGGGCTCTTGGGCCCGCTCTTGAGGATGACACTGCCGGTGTAACGCCGCAGCCGCGCCTCGTCCTTCTGGCTCAGCTCCTTGCCCGTGTAGACGACGATGGGCAGGTCGCGGAAGCGCGCCTGGGTCTTCACCTCCTCCACCAGCTTGCTGCCGTCCATGTCGGGCAGCAGCAGGTCGATGACGAGGCAGTCGTACTCGGACTCCTCCAGCTTGCTCAGGGCCTCCTGGCCCGTGCCCACCGCCGTCACCTGCACGTCATCGCCCTCGCCCAACAGCTTCTCCAGGCTCTGGCGCTGCACGTCGTCATCCTCGATGACGAGCAGCCGGCGCTCCTTGCGCTCCAGGAAGCGCGCGAGCTGACCGAAGACGTGCTCCAGGCCCTCCTTGCTCACGGGCTTGGTGAGGTAGCCGAAGGCGCCCTGGGTGTTGCCCTGGTGCTTGTCCATGACGCTGATGACATGCACGGGGATGTGGCGCGTGCGCGGGTTGCGCTTGAGCCGCTCCATGACGCTCCAGCCGTCCACCACGGGCAGTTGGATGTCCAGGGTGATGGCGTGGGGCAGGTACTCGTTGGCCATGGACAGGCCGCTGTCGCCGCGGCTGGCCACCAGCACCTTGAAGCCCTTCTCTCGCGCCATCTGCATCATGATGCGAGCGAACTTCAGGTCGTCCTCGATGATGAGCAGGACGCGGTCACCCTCGCGGATGTGCTCCCGGTCATCGTCGATGGTGACCGGCGCCATGAGCGTCTCCATGGGCGGAGGCAGCGCGGCGTCCAGCACGTGCGCGTTGTCGGCCACCGGCGCTGGGGTGTAGCTCACCGGTGAGCCCGAGGGGGACTCGGCGGAACGCCCCGGCGTCGGCGTCGGCGTGGAGGGCGTGGGCAGAATGGGCGACGTGGGCGGAGTCGAGGGCGGCGCGGCGTCATCGTCCGGGCCCACGTACTCGGGCGGCAGGTACAGGGTGAAGGTACTGCCCTTGCCCGGCTCGCTGTCCACGTGGATTTCGCCACCCAGCAGCTTGGCAATCTCGCGGGAGATGGACAGACCCAGGCCGGTGCCACCGTACTTGCGCGCGGTGGAGCCGTCGGCCTGCTGGAACGCCTCGAAGATGAGCTTCTGCTTGTCCTTGGGGATGCCAATGCCCGTGTCCGTCACCGCGAAGGCGATGACACGCTTGGACTTGCGCAGCACCTCGTGCTCGAGCCGCACGTTCTTCTCCGCCGTCTTCACCACCAGCTTCACGCTGCCCGCGTCGGTGAACTTGAACGCGTTGGAGAGCAGGTTCTTGAGCACCTGCTGCAGCCGCTGCGGATCCGTGCGGATGCTGCGCGGCGCGCCCTGCGCCAGCTCCACGTTGAACTGCAGGTTCTTCTGGTCGGCCACCGGACGGAAGCTGCGGTCCACGAACTGGTTGAGCT encodes:
- a CDS encoding PAS domain S-box protein, with product MIPNDSTTDRVPESTPRSRASILMVDDHPSNLLALEAILEPLGQELVKATSGEEALKFLLQRDFAVILMDVQMPGLDGFQTAALIKQRERTRTIPIIFLTALSRDAAHVFKGYAHGAVDYLLKPFDPEILRSKVGVFVDLFLKEQQIQRQGALLRQKEREALERQSELRYRRLLDSLPESMWAARPDGSLYYANRVWRDYIGRTEEQELSLDVFLAHVHPEDQEAMRRMWQEGVREGTRTEREFRMRRSDGVWRWHLGRSVPERDEAGRLLGFIAVATDIDDKKRTEETLERFKTTLDATLDCVLMFEPEQLSLTYANAGAARQLGSTVEDLLGNSVLRVEGAFDEEGFRRLLAPLLSGTKPSHTYTTTHRRQDGTEVPVEVVLQYVKAGGGLGRFISVARDITEHQRAEAALRMASEAKDAFLAAASHELRTPLAAAKGHAHLAMLKLGGQTETGPGKSLKIINRQIDRMTKLVEELLDISRLQAGRLSLELERFDLGQLLRETCDRMSVLAQSHPLRLEVPERLEGVWDRGRLDQVLTNLVSNAIRYSPDGGEVVVRVLEEGTGVHLMVKDRGVGIPPEKQSVIFERFGRAHGSKYGGLGLGLTISQGIVEQHGGRIWVESQGVPGEGSLFHVWLPREAQQQAAAAEAPVEPHAAVVQTQVSAG